Part of the Ignatzschineria larvae DSM 13226 genome, TGCAGCTGATTTTAACCGGAAATGTGGTGGATAGTGGTTTAATTCGTTGGAAATGTGAGGGGAAAAATATCAAAGAATCAGATCTTCCAAGTAGCTGTAAATCTTAAGTGATTGATATCAAAAATCGGCCTATGTAGGTAAGAGAGTTCAAGGATGATTCAAAGATTATGACTGATTGTTGTCATGGCTCTAAAAATTGAGAATTTTCCTGCAAATAAAAGGGATATTTCGTGATATTCTAGAAGCTTATGTTATAAAACTCGATTTAATGTTGTTGAATATTACCGTTTAATAGTTTTTGAGTATCTATAGAGGATAAAGCAGGATAAAGCCGTGAATGAAAAGTTATTAGATCGAATTAAACCAGAATCGACTATCATGTTAGTCTTATTTTTTATTGTAGTGGGGCTAAGTGGAGTAATTGTGTGGGATTACTGGAAAAAATGGCAAATTGATGAGGACATTAAGTCATTAAAGACCATTTTTACAGTAATTGCGCCGAATTTACCGCAAGATGGTTTACCGATGCCGATGACTGTTCCGCAGGATTATCTTTTTGAAAAAATGCCTCAAATAGCAGAAATTACTTTCTATCCTAATCAGCAGATTTATGTGCAATACCATGGGGATTCAAAGGAAGAGGGAGCTTCTTTACTGTTCGCATTTAACTCATTTTCAGAGTTGCATTCAGGGAAAGTAAAGTGTATCGAAAGTTCTTTACCTAATCGCAAAACGCCTGCTCAGTGCCGATAATAAGCTATAAAAACCGATATGTTATGGAAAATAGAGGTGTTTTGCTTCTTATTTTTAGCTTGATTATTATTAAGTCTAAGCGGCAATGATTAAAGAGTATTCTGTTGGATTAGAAATTACTAAAAGCGCGACAATTTGTCGCGTTTTTTTGGAGTAAAAAATAAATTTTGTGGAGAATTGTGGGGAGAAGTGGCAAAATTAAACAATAAAGTGTAATATTCCTAATTACTAAATAGGATTAGAGGGTTGCTGTGAAGGCCACATCAAATAAACATATCTCTGTGCTCTTACAGGAGTCGATTGAAATGCTCAATATTCGTCCCGATGGGATCTATGTTGATGCGACTTTTGGACGAGGCGGGCACTCGAGAGAGATCTTAAAACATCTGAATCAAGATGGGTTATTGATCGGTATTGATCGAGATTTAACAGCGCAAGCTTATGCTTTAGAGCATTTTTCTCAGTTTGAAAATTTCCGTTTTGTACGGGGAGAGATGGGCAATATGGCGACTTTAATTCAAAATTTAGGAATTGATAAGGTCGATGGAATTTTGATGGATATCGGGGTCTCTTCTCCACAACTTGATGTTGCTGAACGGGGGTTTAGCTTCATGAAGGAAGGACCTCTTGATATGCGGATGGATCAAAATGCCCCATTGAGTGCTGAAAAATGGATTTCAGACACCGATGTAGACGAGATGATTAGGGTATTTAAAACTTATGGAGAAGAGCGCTTTTCTAGTCGGATTGCAAGAGCAATTGATAGTTACCGACAAGAAACGCCCATCACTTCAACTGTACAGTTAGCGAATATTATTAGTGATGCTATGCCTTTTAAAGAGGGGCGAATTCATCCTGCAACACGTGTGTTTCAGGCAATTCGTATTGTAGTGAATGGGGAACTTGACCAGTTAGAGAGTGCGTTATCACAAGCTTCCGACTTGTTAGCACTTAAAGGTCGATTAGCGGTTATTAGTTTTCACTCTTTAGAAGATCGAATAGTGAAACATTTTATGAAAGCGCAAGCAACCGAGAAGGATCTCTATCCTGATCTACCGATCTTAATTAGTGCAGGGAAAGCCCCTTTAAAAATTATTGGCAAACCAATCAAGGCCAGTGATACCGAATGTCGAGATAATATGCGTTCTCGTAGTGCTATTTTACGAGTTGCAGAGAGGGTAATATGAGAGTAGAAAAATTGATCATTGTTGTCATGTTTGCAGTGGTTAGCCTTGGTGTTAACCGTGCAATGACCATTCAAGAAGGTTATAAACTTTGGAATGAGATCGATCATCTAGAGCGTGCGAATCGTAGCCTACAAGAAGAATATGGTCGTTTACGCTTAGAAGAGAGTATGTTAGTGACCGAAGCGCTTCTTGATCAAGAGACGAGAGAGCAGCTACATATGGTGGTTCCTGATGAAACAGCCGTTGTTTATATTATTGAAACAGATACTGATGTGAAATATGTAGGGTTAGAGCCTATAATTAATGCTCAATAAATAGGCGGTAATGGCTTGTTGGACATCGTGAAATCTAAGTTGATATTTAGATTTTATTCCTACAAAAGTTTGTAGAGAGATTGAAAAATAACTGATGAAAAATAAATCTAAAAAGTCTAAAAAGACTAAAGATATTCGCTGGCGAAAATATTTTGTGCTCAGTTTTTTTGTAATCATCGCTATTGCGGTGGTTAGTCGTGGACTCTACCTACAATATTACCATACAGATTTCCTGTTAGAGCAGGGTGATAATCGTTTTGTACGGCATATTAAGAACCAAGCAGTGCGAGGCACTATTTTTGATCGTAATGGTGAACCTATTGCGATCTCGACAGAGGTTCGTTCTATTTGGATTGACCCAAGTATTTTAAGCCAAAATTTGCATGAATTACCCAAGTTAGCTTACTTCTTAGATCGTCCTGAAGAGGACCTTAAGCAACTTATACTTTCCCGACAAGAATCCCGTTTTTATTGGCTTAAGCGGCAATTGCCCCCGCATGAAGCGAAAGTACTCATGGATCTTAGAATTCCTGGCGTTTATGAGCAAGTAGAGTATAAACGTTACTATCCTGATGCCGAGATTACTTCTCATATCTTAGGATTTACGGATATTGATGACAATGGGATTGAAGGGATTGAACTTACCTATCAAGATTGGCTTAAAGGCGATGATACCGTCACACGTATTCGTAAAGATGCGAAAGGACGTGTGATTGAGAGAACTGAAGTTATCGATCTTGAGAATTACCATGCAAGCCAAGACTTGACGTTGACTATCGATCGACGTATACAAATTTCTGCTTATCGCGCGCTGAAAGCAGCGATGATTAAACATAATGCAACAGCCGGTTCTGTGGTTGTTGCCGATATGCGTACTGGCGATATTTTAGCGATGGTGAATCAGCCTGCAGGCAACCCGAATCGTTTATCTGATCGTCGCGCCTCTTTGCTTAAAAACCGTGCGATTGCAGATACCTTCGAACCGGGTTCTACGATTAAACCTTTTGTGGTTGCCGCAGGATTAGAGTCAGGTAAATGGAAACCGAATTCTATTGTTAAAACAGGGCGTAATGGTTATCGTATTGGCAAAAATGTGGTGCGCGATGTATCGCCTTCAGATTCTATGGATGTGACAACCGTTTTGATGAAGTCCAGTAATATCGGTGTTACAAGAATTGCCGAAACATTAGATCCCGCACTCCTCTATACCATTTATGATCATATCGGTATTGGTAAGAAGAGCGAGATCCGTCTAACAGGGGAAGAGCCGGGAAGATTGGGACCACTTCGCCGTTGGCAAGTCGATCCCTTTGAATATGCGACGAAAGCTTATGGTTATGGTATTAGTGTTAATACCCTTAAATTAGCGCAGATGTATACCGTTTTTGGAAATCAAGGTTCTTTTAGACCACTACGTCTTGTGAAAGATGATTATTATCCTGAAACGACCGCGATATTTAGCCCTAAAGTAACAGAACAGGTGGTCTTAATGTTAGAGGCTGCAACTAATAAAGCGAAAGGTGCCGGTGGATGGCGTGCTAATGTTCCTAATTTTCGAATTGGTGGAAAATCAGGGACGGTTCGTAAAATTATCAATGGTAAATATAGTAGCGATCATCATCGCAGTTTCTTTGTGGGGATTGCCCCGATTTCAGATCCACAATATGTAGTGGCTGTAATGTTAGATGATCCAAAAAAAGAGGGTTACTATGGAGGCTTAGTGGCTGCGCCTATCTTTAGTGAAGTAATGCGTAGTACGTTGCGTATTATGGGAACTAAGCCCGATGCCTTATTAGATGATGTGAATATTAAGTTAATCGCAAGATAAAATGAGGATAAATTAATTATAGAGATGAATAGGGGTTCGATAATCCCTATTTTATTATGAATCGTTAACAGATCTTATAAACCAAGGGTAATGGCTCAAATAGGACGACAGTCGCAGCAGATTCCTTTATAAGTATCAGCAATAAAAGTAGCAAAGTGGAATTAGTCGCGAGTAAAAAGAGAAGGAGTATGGAATGACTTTACAAGAATTGCTTCAAATAGAACAAGGGAATGGTGCAGTTCCACCAGAAGTTTCTAATATCCTTGCGAACTTGCCAGAGATCCCGGAGATTGAAATTACGGGGCTCTCTTCTGATAGTCGTTATGCCCGTAAAGGAGATCTCTTTTTTGCGAAAAAAGGGGAGAAGTCTCATGGATTAGACTATCTACCACAATTATTAGAGATCGGTGTTGCCGCCATTATCTATGAGAAAGATGAGGCAATAACTAAACCTAATGATATCTATGCCTTAGAGGTCTCTTCGATCGATGCATTAATGCGAGTAGTGACACAACGATACTATCAATCGGTACAAGATCATTTAGCATTGATCGGTGTAACGGGAACAGAAGGGAAGACTTCTGTGACACAATTTATAGCAAAAGCTTTTCAACTCTTTCAAGTTGATTGTGGTGTGATTGGTACGAATGGTATCGGTATTTTGGGGAGCCTCAAAGAGAATACCCACACAACGCCGGATCTATTAGCGCTTTATCAATCGCTCGAGGATATCGCTGCGATCGAAGGCTTACACACTTTAGAGGATGGTCGCTTACCGGTGGCACTTGAAGTCACGTCTCATGCACTTGATCAGAAACGAGTTGAGGGTTTACATTTTCAAACCACTGTTTTTACCAATTTAAATCGCGATCACCTTGATTATCATGGTACGGTCGAAGCCTATGGTGCAGCTAAAGCCCGACTTTTTTGGGAATATCCGCAGCAAAGTAGTGTGATTAATATTGATGATCCATTTGGTAAAAAGTTATATGAATCATTAAGTCAAACTCATACAGGGGTTCGTTACTATCCTTTTGGCAGTGAGTCATACCAAGCAGAGCATTATTTACAGATTACTGAGTTGAAACTACACGAGAAAGGATTAAATTTCACGCTTCGTTATCAAGGTCATGATTACCCCGTTGAAAGCCATCTCTATGGCGCGTTTAATGCTTATAATTTAGTGGCCGCGATCGGCGTACTACTCTCTCTTGGATTGGAGATTAATCGTATTATGGCGGTTATTCCAGAGATTGCCTATGTGCAGGGACGAATGGAGATGGTACATCTCAAAAATGGAGCGGTGGCAGT contains:
- the rsmH gene encoding 16S rRNA (cytosine(1402)-N(4))-methyltransferase RsmH, which encodes MKATSNKHISVLLQESIEMLNIRPDGIYVDATFGRGGHSREILKHLNQDGLLIGIDRDLTAQAYALEHFSQFENFRFVRGEMGNMATLIQNLGIDKVDGILMDIGVSSPQLDVAERGFSFMKEGPLDMRMDQNAPLSAEKWISDTDVDEMIRVFKTYGEERFSSRIARAIDSYRQETPITSTVQLANIISDAMPFKEGRIHPATRVFQAIRIVVNGELDQLESALSQASDLLALKGRLAVISFHSLEDRIVKHFMKAQATEKDLYPDLPILISAGKAPLKIIGKPIKASDTECRDNMRSRSAILRVAERVI
- a CDS encoding peptidoglycan D,D-transpeptidase FtsI family protein codes for the protein MKNKSKKSKKTKDIRWRKYFVLSFFVIIAIAVVSRGLYLQYYHTDFLLEQGDNRFVRHIKNQAVRGTIFDRNGEPIAISTEVRSIWIDPSILSQNLHELPKLAYFLDRPEEDLKQLILSRQESRFYWLKRQLPPHEAKVLMDLRIPGVYEQVEYKRYYPDAEITSHILGFTDIDDNGIEGIELTYQDWLKGDDTVTRIRKDAKGRVIERTEVIDLENYHASQDLTLTIDRRIQISAYRALKAAMIKHNATAGSVVVADMRTGDILAMVNQPAGNPNRLSDRRASLLKNRAIADTFEPGSTIKPFVVAAGLESGKWKPNSIVKTGRNGYRIGKNVVRDVSPSDSMDVTTVLMKSSNIGVTRIAETLDPALLYTIYDHIGIGKKSEIRLTGEEPGRLGPLRRWQVDPFEYATKAYGYGISVNTLKLAQMYTVFGNQGSFRPLRLVKDDYYPETTAIFSPKVTEQVVLMLEAATNKAKGAGGWRANVPNFRIGGKSGTVRKIINGKYSSDHHRSFFVGIAPISDPQYVVAVMLDDPKKEGYYGGLVAAPIFSEVMRSTLRIMGTKPDALLDDVNIKLIAR
- a CDS encoding UDP-N-acetylmuramoyl-L-alanyl-D-glutamate--2,6-diaminopimelate ligase gives rise to the protein MTLQELLQIEQGNGAVPPEVSNILANLPEIPEIEITGLSSDSRYARKGDLFFAKKGEKSHGLDYLPQLLEIGVAAIIYEKDEAITKPNDIYALEVSSIDALMRVVTQRYYQSVQDHLALIGVTGTEGKTSVTQFIAKAFQLFQVDCGVIGTNGIGILGSLKENTHTTPDLLALYQSLEDIAAIEGLHTLEDGRLPVALEVTSHALDQKRVEGLHFQTTVFTNLNRDHLDYHGTVEAYGAAKARLFWEYPQQSSVINIDDPFGKKLYESLSQTHTGVRYYPFGSESYQAEHYLQITELKLHEKGLNFTLRYQGHDYPVESHLYGAFNAYNLVAAIGVLLSLGLEINRIMAVIPEIAYVQGRMEMVHLKNGAVAVVDYAHKPNALQQALISLRAHLEKGKLISLFGCGGNRDKGKRPLMAEISEKYADEVVITSDNPRFEDPLMIIEDIKAGLQNPTGSHIVVEPDRALAIKTAIMRSQPGDIILIAGKGHEDYQILGDREIYFSDLAEVKKNNEEL
- the ftsL gene encoding cell division protein FtsL; protein product: MRVEKLIIVVMFAVVSLGVNRAMTIQEGYKLWNEIDHLERANRSLQEEYGRLRLEESMLVTEALLDQETREQLHMVVPDETAVVYIIETDTDVKYVGLEPIINAQ